The Candidatus Saccharibacteria bacterium RAAC3_TM7_1 nucleotide sequence GATCTCACTCTTGTAATTCGAGAAGTTGTACCCCACGCTGGTCGCCTGCGAAGAGTGCCAGTAAACATAGACATCTGGATCGGCACCGATTACCCGCTCGTAGAGCAAAACGTCATAGGCGCGCGGCTGCAGGACCGCCTGCACAAAATCCTCCGTTGGACTCTCGGGATCTTTGACAGTCGTCTTTACGTCGATTCCAAGCTTACGCCATTGTCCTGCCAGGCGTTCGAGTACTTTTTCATAAACGCTATCTTTTACCGTTACAACCTGGAGGGTAAGTGGCTGCTTTTTTTTGTTCACTCGCACCTGAGCGCCTTTTGGCAACGTCCACCCCGCCTTTGTCAGTAGCTTTTCGGCTTCCCCGATATTATGACGCGGTGGGGCGGGGATACCTTTGCCGCTTAGTTGCCCATTTACAAATGGCAGATAAAGCGCAGGTACTGGGTAGCCGATTGCTTCACGAACCCTGTTCACATCAGTACCAACCTGAAGCGCCAGGCGTACCTGCTTATCTTTTAATGATCCTGTCGTCGTATTAAAAAGGCTGTAGACCCCGCTGTTGATCGGTGTATCAACAACCGTGATACCTTTTGGCAATGATACAGCCGAAGCATCGATGTCACTCGCGGCATTTACTTCACCAGTACGCAGGGCACGTACCATATCATCCTGGTTTTTGTAGGCGTGCAGCTCGAAGCGGGAGAGTTTCGGCTTTCCCCCATAGTAGTGATCCGATGCCGATAAGTTAACGATCTTGTGCTTCCGATCGGGGGATAATTGGAGCAATTTCAGTGTGAATGGTCCACTGCCGACAGGTGCAATACTAAATGTGTTCTGTCGTAGCATACTTGGTGAGACATCCTCCAGCACGTGCTGTGGCAAGACGGCAAAAGTGAGTGCATGAGGGAAGGGTGCAGTCGGTGCGGGCAAAGTAAATTGCACGGTATATTCATCGAGGGCTTTTACGCCCACATTATCCCAACTGCCGCTTCGGTACATCACTGACTGCGCTTCAGGTGATTTCATTAGATTGACAGTGAAAACGATATCATCGGCTGTTATTTTCACATTGTCACCCCAGTAAGCGTCGTGACGGAGCTGTAAGGTGTACTGCTTGCCGTCCTTGCTGCTTGTCATCGAAGTTGCCAGATCGGGAGCGAGATGACCCGTATCGTCATACCGGTACAACGACGAGAAAATCAACCGACTTGCCGATAACTCGGCGTTCGTCGAAGCATAGAGCGGATTAAGTGTATCAATCGGACCGATCGAAGCCTCAGCAAACGTACCGCCATCTTTCCATGCCATCGTTCGATAAGCCTGTTGATACCAGATCATCTGCAGTGCCACCGCTGCAATCAAAACGCCGACGATGACAAGCCAGAGGATAATATGCTGTTTAGCATTACGAAGTGAGTCAAGCTTATTGAGGACGAAACGGTGCGCATGACGCGTCGTTGTCGTCTCTGCCTTGTGAGCCCTACGATAGAATTTTTTACTATCAAAACCGAGACGCCGAAACCGTTTCCAACTACCTTTTTCGTCTGCCACGATTCGTTTGCCTTAACCAGTAATCGACGGCAATAATAAGCCAGCTAAAATCGAAAGTACAAAGACGACCGACAGGACAACGGTCGCTTCAAACAAGCTTTTGTCCAACCCACGACGCGTTGTATAAAGTTCACCCGAGCTACCGAAGCCCGCACCGAGACTGGCGCCGCGTTGCTGCAGTAGGATACAGATAATCATCAAAACACCCGAGCCGAGGGTAACGTATTGTAATGCGATCGCAAAATCCATTGTTGTTTATATCTCCTTCCGCGTGGGTTCGTGACTCAGCTCCAGCACGCTGCTTACTATATAGTTTATCAAACTTAGGATAATCCCGGTAATGACCGAGTACCAGAACGTCATGGCCAGCCCAGGGGCTAACGCGAGCGATATATAGACCATCAAGCCATTGACAATGAAAGTGAATAGACCGAGCGTCAATAAAATTGCTGGCAGCGACAATACGATAACAACCGGGCGAAGCAAGCTGTTCACTATCGAGAAGATTAGACCAGCGAGCAAAAAGACCCTTACTCCGGCATCAATCGTTGCTGTCGGGTCATAGCCTGTGCCGAAAACACGCACCGCAACCCAGAGGCCAAATGAGTTCAGCAGCCAGCGGAGCAAAAAGACCGTAAATTGTTTTCTCATATCGTTTACCTCTAGTATAGCGTTTCCCTACGGGCTTGTCGATAAGCGCTGACTCAAATTACGGTGGCCGCTCTCCGTTATTAAGATGCCGTCTTCGATGCGCACGCCAATTCCCTCTTCAGGAATATAGATGCCTGGCTCGACTGTTAGTACCATCCCCGACTTGAGATAGCGAGTCCCCCCGAGGCTATCGTGCACGTCGATACCAAGTCCATGACTGACGGCGTGCGGCATGTAGCGCCGAATACTTTCTTCGCCATTATAAAGATCGAGTTGTTTTAACGCTTCATTCATGACTTCATCAACTTGGCGCTGATACTCTTCAACGTTTAGCTCCGGTTCGAGAAGAGCAATGATTCGGCGCTGCGCCTCCTCAACCGCCCGGTGAACAGCCAGTTGTCGTTTCGAGGCCGTACCCTTCTGGATCGTACGCGTAATATCAGCTGCGTAGCCACCGGCTTCCGCACCAATATCCATCAGTATCAGCGCGTTCTTTTTGATTGAGCCACTGTTGGCAATGTAGTGCAATGTACAGGCATTTTTACCCGCTGCCACAATCGGCTCGTAGGCATGTCCGGTCATCCCACTTCGACGGAAAGCATGAGTAAAGTCAGCTTCGATCTCGTATTCATACCGGTAGCTTTCGATATCATGCCGTATCGATTCAAACGCCGCGGTCGTTACATTAATAGCTCGTTGTATGGCCTTGATTTCCTCCGGCTGCTTGATGGCGCGCATTTTTGCAAGGTCTTTACGACAGTCGATCACGTCATCAAAAATCCGCTCTAGTTTCTGCTGGTTTTTCTTAAGGCTAGGATTGAGGACAAAATTGAAATACCGTGCTTCTGGTGGCGGCCCAACTGTATAGACAGCAGCGTGCTTGCGCCGTAGCTGGCGAAGCAATGGGTCGAAATCCTTTGCCGCAATGATCGTTGATATACCACTTTGTTCGGCCGCTTCATCTGCACTAAGGCCGCCTTCGAACACTTGGTGCACTTCATCAGTTTCCGGCATCACGAGCCAGCTTTTCCTTTCGGTGCCGTCGATAATCACCAGCCAATCCGGCTCATCGATCCCGGTCAGATACCAAAAATTCGGCTCCTGCGAAAAAGCCGCTGCCATGTCGCTACGGCGCTGTGTGCGATTATAGGCCGACAAGACAATAAGCCCGCCACCCAATCCCTGTATTAAACTACTCCGATTACGCGTAAAAAAAATAGATTTCATTTGCTGTCTATTATATCAAGCGAA carries:
- a CDS encoding Extracellular solute-binding protein (RAAC3_TM7_1_22), which gives rise to MADEKGSWKRFRRLGFDSKKFYRRAHKAETTTTRHAHRFVLNKLDSLRNAKQHIILWLVIVGVLIAAVALQMIWYQQAYRTMAWKDGGTFAEASIGPIDTLNPLYASTNAELSASRLIFSSLYRYDDTGHLAPDLATSMTSSKDGKQYTLQLRHDAYWGDNVKITADDIVFTVNLMKSPEAQSVMYRSGSWDNVGVKALDEYTVQFTLPAPTAPFPHALTFAVLPQHVLEDVSPSMLRQNTFSIAPVGSGPFTLKLLQLSPDRKHKIVNLSASDHYYGGKPKLSRFELHAYKNQDDMVRALRTGEVNAASDIDASAVSLPKGITVVDTPINSGVYSLFNTTTGSLKDKQVRLALQVGTDVNRVREAIGYPVPALYLPFVNGQLSGKGIPAPPRHNIGEAEKLLTKAGWTLPKGAQVRVNKKKQPLTLQVVTVKDSVYEKVLERLAGQWRKLGIDVKTTVKDPESPTEDFVQAVLQPRAYDVLLYERVIGADPDVYVYWHSSQATSVGYNFSNYKSEIGDDILSSARSTNDTQLRNEKYKAFARQWLKDAPALGLYQSVMRYAYRPSVQPVLSSTGLPSSPERFSDILYWSAVRTPVYKTP
- a CDS encoding hypothetical protein (RAAC3_TM7_1_23) codes for the protein MDFAIALQYVTLGSGVLMIICILLQQRGASLGAGFGSSGELYTTRRGLDKSLFEATVVLSVVFVLSILAGLLLPSITG
- a CDS encoding hypothetical protein (RAAC3_TM7_1_24); this encodes MRKQFTVFLLRWLLNSFGLWVAVRVFGTGYDPTATIDAGVRVFLLAGLIFSIVNSLLRPVVIVLSLPAILLTLGLFTFIVNGLMVYISLALAPGLAMTFWYSVITGIILSLINYIVSSVLELSHEPTRKEI
- the pepP gene encoding aminopeptidase P (RAAC3_TM7_1_25); amino-acid sequence: MKSIFFTRNRSSLIQGLGGGLIVLSAYNRTQRRSDMAAAFSQEPNFWYLTGIDEPDWLVIIDGTERKSWLVMPETDEVHQVFEGGLSADEAAEQSGISTIIAAKDFDPLLRQLRRKHAAVYTVGPPPEARYFNFVLNPSLKKNQQKLERIFDDVIDCRKDLAKMRAIKQPEEIKAIQRAINVTTAAFESIRHDIESYRYEYEIEADFTHAFRRSGMTGHAYEPIVAAGKNACTLHYIANSGSIKKNALILMDIGAEAGGYAADITRTIQKGTASKRQLAVHRAVEEAQRRIIALLEPELNVEEYQRQVDEVMNEALKQLDLYNGEESIRRYMPHAVSHGLGIDVHDSLGGTRYLKSGMVLTVEPGIYIPEEGIGVRIEDGILITESGHRNLSQRLSTSP